The Acidobacteriota bacterium nucleotide sequence TGCTCGCGCAGCTGCTCGCAGAGAACCTTGCCGTCGAGCACCTGGCGGGTCATGGCGGCGTCGCGGCACTTGGCTCCCAGGGTATTGAGCTCACGGAAGATCTCCTGGGTCAGGAAATCGAGACGCTTGCCGACGGATCCCGCCTTGGCCATCACCTCGAGGAAGTGATCGAGGTGCGAGGTCAGGCGGTCGAGCTCTTCGGCGATGTCGCTGCGATCCACCAAGACGGCGACCTCTTGAAGCATGCGGTCTTCGTCCACCGGCACCTGCTTCAGGATGTCGGCCAGCCGCGTCCGCAAGTTCTCCGCGAGCTCGTCGCGCACCGTTTCCCGCGCCGCCGTCATCGCCTTGGCGAGGGCCGAGAGGGCCTCGATCCGCTGGCTCAGAACAGCGCGCAGCTTGTCGCCTTCGGACTGTCGCCCCTCGCGCATCTGCTCGAGGGCGCCGGCCGCCGCGCGCCGCAGGATCTCGCCGTCCTCGTCGCGCCATTCGACCTCGGCGACCTCGGTGGTGACCGCCTGAGGCACCGCCAACAGATCGGTGAAGGTCAGCGGCGCCGACACCCAGCCGCGCTCGCGCAGCCGCCCGACGGCCTCGTGGGTGGCGGCGATCACTTTCTCGTCGAGCAACAGCCGTGCCTCTCCCCGCTTCACCGGCCGGAGGTCGACGTTGGCGTCGACGCGACCGCGGAAAAGCTCGCCGGTGAGCAGCTCGCGGAGCTCCCCTTCCATCGGTCGCAGCTCGTCCGGCAGATGCAGGCGCAGCTCCAAGAAGCGATGGTTGACTCCACGCAGCTTGAAGGTGACTTCGAAGCGATCGTTGCTGAAGCTCTGTTGACCGAATCCGGTCATGCTCCTCATGACGTCTTCCCCCCTGGTGTCACCAGCGCCTCGGCGCGTCGGCCGACCTCGCCGAGGCGCTCTTCGAGCAAGCGGCAGCCTTCCTCGGTGTCCGTTTCACGAGAGAACGACAGCGGCTCGCCGTGGGCGAAGCAGACCCGCGCCCCGGGAAGGGGAACGATCATGCGATCCCAGCTCCCCAGGCAGCGATAGCGGCTGGCCGCGAAGGCCACCGGTACCACCGGCAAGCCGGTGGCCGCGGCGGCCAACACCACCCCGGCCTTGGCGACTTCCGGGGGTCCCTTGGGGCCGTCTGGCGCGAAGGCCAGATCCCAGCCGGCGCGCGCCTTCTTGAGCAGTCCCCAAAGGGCCGCCACCCCACCGCGGGTGGTCGAGCCGCGGGTCGAGCCGATGCCCAACCGGGCCGCCGCCCGGGCGGCCAGCTCGCCGTCTCGATGTTGGCTGATCATGATCGATATCCTACGGCCTCCGTAAGCCTTTGGCATCAGCAGCAGATGGCGATGCCAGCAAGCCAGGATGTAGGGACTTCCGGAGGACTCCAGGGCCCGCTGCGCAGCGTCCCCGTCGTGGTGGCGGCGCACCGTCGCGGCCAGGCCGCGCACGATCCAGGCGAGGAGCCAGGACCCGAGTGCGATCTGCCACTCCCGTTCGAGCTTGATCATCGCGCCGCCTCACTCTCGAAACTGCAGATCGTAGAGCCGTTTGTAGGTACCGCCGAGGGCCAGGAGCTCGCTGTGGGTCCCGGCCTCGATCATGCGGCCGGCCTCCATCACCACGATGCGATCGGCCTTCATGACGGTCGACAGGCGATGCGCGATGACCAGCGTCGTTCGGCCCTGCATGAGGTTGTAGAGGGCCTTTTGCACCAACGCCTCGGACTCGCTGTCGAGCTGTGAGGTGGCTTCGTCGAGGACCAGAATGGGGGCATCCTTGAGCAGGGCGCGGGCAATCGACAGGCGCTGGCGCTGACCGCCGGACAGGCGCAGGCCGCCCTCGCCGATGCGGGTCTCATAGCCCTCCGGCAAGTCCTGGACGAAGTCGTCCGCGAAGGCCGCTCGCGCCGCTTCGCGCACCCGCTCGAGGGGCAGATCATCGCGCCCATAGGCGATGTTGTTGCGCACCGATTCGTTGAACAGCACCGTCTCCTGAGTGACCACACCGATCAAGGAGCGCAAGCTTCTGAGCTTGAGGTCGCGCAGGTCGATGCCGTCGATCGCCAGGCGGCCGCGGTCGGGATCGAAGAAGCGCGACAGCAGGTTCACCATCGTCGACTTGCCGGCACCGGAAGCCCCGACCAGGGCGACGATCTCACCGCGCCGGATCACCAGATCGATATCTTCCAGGACCGGCTGCTGCTCGTAGCCGAAGGACACCCCTTCGTAGGACACGCCCTGCTCGACGCCATCGATGTGGCGAGCTCCGGGACGCTCCTCGATATCGTTCGGCACCGCCATCAGGCCGGAGACCCGGTGCGCCGCCGCCAGCGCCTCCTGCAGGATGAGGTTGACCTTGTTGAGCTTGCGAATCGGGTCATACATCAACATCAGCGTGGTGAGGAACATCACCAGCTGCGGGCCCGACATCTCGCCCTGATGAATTCTGCTGCCGGCATAGATGAGCAACGCGACGGAACCCACCACCGCCAGCGACTCCACCACCGGGCTCGACAGATTGGAGAGTAGCTGGGCTCTCAAGTTGACCCGCTTGTGCTGCTCCGTCGCTTCGCTGAAGCGGCGATGCTCGAACTCCTCCATGCCGAAGGACTTGACCACCCGGTAGCCGCGCACCCCCTCGGACATCAGCGAGGCGATGTCGGCCATGCGCTCCTGGGAGCGGTGGCTGGTGCGCCGCATGCCTTTGCCGAAGCGCACGATCGGATAGACCAGCACCGGCGCCACCACCAGGCAGATGATGCCCAAGGAGAAATGGGTCGAGAGCAGCAATGCCGTGTAGAGGATCAGGGTGAGGGGTTGCTGGAAGAGGTCGAGCAGCCGGTTCGAGACGGCGTTCTGCATCAACGAGACGTCGTTGACCACCCGCGCCATCAGCTCGCCGGAGGTGTGCTCCGAGTGGAAGCGGCTCGACTGCCCCAGAATGCGCTCGTAGAGGTCGTTGCGGACATCGGTCATCACCCCCAGACCGATGCGCTGGAAGGAGTAACCGCTGACGAAGTTGGCCAGATTGCGGATCAGGAAGACCAACCCGAAGAGGAGCGGCACGAAGATGTAGACATTGTCCTCGTCGACGTCGAAGCGCTCCTTGAGCCCGCCGTAGAAGCGGTCGAACTGCGCTGCGGCGTTGAAGAAGGAGGGTTTCTCACCCTCTTCGGCCTCGGCCACACCGAGCAGCGACGGACCGTCTTCGGATTGCAGAACCTCGGCGAAGATGGGCTCGATCAGCGCCGCCACCAGCGCCGAGGTGACGGCGAAGGTGACGATCGCCAGCAAGGCGACGCCGGCGGTCGGCAGGTAGCGCCGGAAGTAGCGCCAGAAGAAGCTCGCGATCTTCAAGCCAGCGCCTCCAGAGACTCGGCCACGGCTTCGGCGGCGCGTTCACTGGCACCGGCCGATCCCAGCCGCGGGCGCAGCTCGGAAAGCCCCTCTTGCAGGCGCCGTCGGCGTGCCTCGTCGCGCAGAATGGCGAGGGCCTCGACGGCGGTTCTTTCCGCCGACGCCTCCGCCTGCAGCAGCTCCGGTACCACCTCCCGGCCGAGCACCAGGTTGACCAGGCTGAAGTGGGGCAAGCGAACCAGCCGCCGCGCCAACCAGTAGGTCCAGGTCGCCAGGCGATACATCACCACCATCGGCGTGCCCAGCAACCCGACCTCGAGGGTCGCGGTCCCGGAGGCGGTGAGGGCGAGATGGCTGTCGGCCACCACCGCGAAGCGATCTTCTTCGACGATCTCGACCTGCCGAGACAGCGACGCGTCGGCGATCAGCTCCTCGATCCAGGAACGCGACAGCCCCTGCGCCTTGACCAGGCGAACGTAGAGCGGCACCTCTCGCGCCAGCCGTTCGACGGCTCCCAGCATGGCCGGCAAGAGGGCGCTGACCTCGCTGCGCCGGGACCCCGGCAGCAGGGCGATGCGGTAGGGCTCCTGGTCCGGCGCACCCTGCTGCCACCGCTGCTCTAGCTGCGGCACTTCGTCGATCAGCGGGTGTCCGACGCAGGTCACGTCCATGCCGTAGCGGCGATAGAAGTCGACCTCGAAGGGAAACAGCACCAGCATGCGGTCGACGCGTCGCCGAATGGTGTGGACCCGTCCCTTGCGCCAGGCCCACACCTGCGGGCTGATGTAGTAGATCACCGAGATGCCCTGATCTTTGAGCGGACGAGCCAGGCGCAGGTTGAAGTCCGGCGAATCGATCAGCACCGCTGCCGACGGGCGACGGGCTTCGGCCTCCTTCACCAGCCGGGCGAACAGGCGTCGCGCCCGCGGCAGGATCTTGAGCGCCTCGACGATTCCCACCACCGAGATCTCGGAGCTGTCCGCCACCGCCTCGAAACCGGCCTCCCGCAGCTCCGTGCTGCCCAAGCCGAAGGCCTCGAGACGCGGAAAACGGCGGCGCAGAGCGCGCAGCATGCGAGCACCGTGGAGGTCGCCGGAAGCCTCCCCGGCGACGATCATCAAGGGACCGACGGAGGTCATGGCAGCAGCTTCGGGAAAGCGATCAAGGGAACGGTGCCGGCGGCCCGGACGGGAAGGGATACATCAACCAGGCGACCAGCAGACCACCGCCGACCATGCCGAAGAAGATCTGACAGAAGAGCTTGATCTGCTGCCGCCGCTCGCGTCGCCAGAGGGTGGTGAAGAAGAGGCTCACCAGCAAGGCGTAGAGCACCATCAGGAAGAAGTGGCTAAGCACGTCTCTACTCCTTGCGCCCGAGGGCGATGTCCCAGACGTCGATCACCAAGAGCAAATTCATCAGGCCGGCGGTGAGCAGGAAGGCGGTGCCGTAGTCGAAGCCGGCAGCCACCAGATCGCCCTCGTAGCCGAGCACGAACTCGAGGGCCAACCAGCCCACCCCCATGCCCATCGAGCCGATGGTGCCCAGGAGACTGAGGGGTTGCCCGGCGACGGGACGGTAGAGCTTGCCCTCGAGGGCGATGCCCACCAACATCGCCACCGCCACCAGGACGAAGAAGATCAAAGCCCGGACGCGGCGACCGAGCAACAGGTGACCGAGGCCCGGAAACAGCAGCGCTCCCGCCGCCAGCTTGAAGGCGCGGGGAAAATCCGGCCGCGCCTCTTTCTCGCTTTGGTTCACTCGCACTCCTCGGAGCCCGGTTCGGGCAAGGCGGCGAAGCGCTGCCGCAGGCGACGCCAGGCCGTTCGGACATCCTCCGGCACCACCCTCACGCTGCCCACGGCGGTCATGAAGTTGGTGTCGCCCCGCCAGCGCGGCACGACGTGGAAATGGTAATGGTCGGCGACCCCGGCGCCGGCGGCGCTGCCCAGATTCATGCCGAGATTGAAGCCCTCCGGCTCATAGACCTGCTGTAACACTCCTTGGCTGGTGAGCACCAGGGACCACAGCTCGCGCTGCGCCGCGGCGGGCGCCTGCCCCGGCTCCCGCCAGTGCTCGAGCGGTGCCACCATCAGGTGACCGCTGGCATAGGGAAAGCGATTGAGCAGAATGAGATGGAACCGGCCGCCGTGAACCACCAGCGAATCCGGCTCCTGCGGAGAACGGGCGGCGCTACAGAGAAAGCACTCGTCGCTCTTCATGGCGGCACTCGACACGTAGTCGAACCTCCATGGGGTCGACAAGCTCTCCATGGTGCGCAGCCGAAGGCTACTTCGTATTCAGGAGCTCGCGCAGCTCCTTGCCGGGCTTGAAGTAGGGAATCCGCTTCGCCGGCACCTGGACCTTCTCGCCGGTCTTGGGGTTGCGCCCCATCCGCGGCCCGCGATTGCGGATGCGGAAGCTCCCGAAGCCTCGGAGCTCGATCTTCTCGCCCTCTTTGAGGGAGTGGACGATGCTGTCGAACACCGTGTTGACGATGATCTCGGCGTGCTTCTTGGTGAGCTGGGTGCTGCGTGCCACCTCGTCGACCAGCTCGGCCTTCGTCATCCCGTCTCGTACAGGCACGGCTCCCCCTCGCTAAAAAGAGTCGGCGGCGACCCGTGTGGGGCCGCCACCGCCGGTTCTACTCTTCTTCTTCACCCGCGGAGGCATCGTCGTCATCGTCGTCCCCTTCGGAGGCTTCGATGACGACGTGCTCGCGCGCCGCCTGACGGGTGGACTTCTCGATGCCGTCGGAACCACCGGCGCTACGCTCGAGCTCCTCGACCTCCTCGGAGGTCGGCTGGAGCAGGCCCCGCATGGTGAGGCCGACCTTCTTGTCGTCGTCCTCGATGCGCAGAATGCGAGCGCGCACCCAATCCGTGACCTGGAACTCCTCCTCGATCTTCTGCCCCGGAGCGATGTCGATCTCGCTGACGTGGGCGAGGCCTTCGAGGCCCTGGTAGATGTCGATGAAGAGACCGAAGTCGGTGACGTTCACGACCCGCCCGTCGACCGTGTCGCCGACGTGGTGGCTGGACACGAAGTCCTCCCACTCGTTAGGCATGAACTCCTTGATCGAGAGCGACACCCGCTGGTTGTTGACGTCGATGTTGGTGATCCGGGCCTTGACCAGATCGCCCTTCTTGAGCACCTCGCTGGGGTGCTTGACGCGCTTCGTCCAGCTCATGTCCGAAACGTGGATCAGACCGTCGATGCCCTCGGTGATCTCGACGAAGGCGCCGAACTCGGTGAGGTTGCGGACCTTGCCCTCGATGATGCTGCCCATCGGGTGGCTGTCCTCGAGCTCCTCCCAAGGATTGCGCTCGGTCTGCCGCAAGGACAGGCTGATGCGCCGCTGCCCCATGTCGAGCTCGGAGACGATGGCCTCGACCTCGTCGCCCACCTCCAGGATGCGCGCCGGGTTGACCACCTTCTTGGTCCAGCTCATCTCGGAGACGTGGATCAGACCCTCGACGCCCTCTTCGATCTCGACGAAGGCACCGTAGTCCACCAGGCTGACCACCCGACCGCGCACTCGCGAGCCGATCGGGTACTTCTTGTCGACCAGGTTCCACGGATCCTCGGACTTCTGCTTGTAGCCCAGCGAGACGCGCTCCGTCTCGGGATCGAACTTGAGCACCACGATGCCGACTTCGTCGCCCACCGAGAAGTGCTCCGACGGGTGGTTGACCCGCCCCCAGGAGATATCCGTGATGTGCAACAGGCCGTCGATGCCGCCGAGGTCGATGAACACACCGTAGTCGGTGATGTTCTTGACCACGCCGTCGAGGCGGGCGCCTTCCTCGAGCTTGGTGATGGTCTCGGCCTTCTTCTTCTCGAGCTCCTTCTCGAGCACCGCCTTGCGCGACAACACGATGTTGTTGCGCCGCCGGTCGAGGCTGATGACCTTGAACTCGAGCTCCTCACCCCGCAACGATTCGAGGTGCTTGATCGGCTTGATATCGACCAGGGAGCCGGGAAGGAATGCCCGCAAACCCACGTCCACGGTGAGACCGCCCTTGATGCGGTCGATGATGCGGCCGGTGATGATCGAGCCGTTCTTGTAGGCGCTCTCGATCTCGTTCCAGCGCATCATGCGCTCGGCCTTCTGGCGCGAGAGCAGCACGTGCCCCTCGAGATCCTCGGTCTTCTCCAACAGGACCTGGACCTCGTCGCCCACCTCGACGGTGAACTCCTGGCCACGGCGGGTGAACTCGTTCTTCGGCACCAAACCTTCGGACTTGTAGCCGACGTCGATGATGACCTCGTTGGCGGTCATACCGATCACCGTGCCGGTGACGATCTCCCCCTCGCTGAGATTGCGCATGCTCTCGTCGTACATTTCGACGAGCTTCTGGTACTCCTCGTCCGCGCCATCGCCGGCCGCCTCGGCGTGCGGCTCCATGTTGACGATGCGATCGGACGTGTCAGCCGACTCTTCGCTGACGGACTCGGTGGTGGCGTCGGCCTCGGGGGCGACGCTGACCTCTTCGACCGACGAAGTCGGCTCGTTGTTTTGTTCTTCCGTGGACTGCATGGAACGGGATACCTCCTTGTTTGGGGTGTCAGGCTCGCGCCTGTGCTCTTCTCACGGGAAGAGCGTGAGCTCTCGGCAAGGCTCTGAGAACTCGGGATCACCGAGTATAGGGACCACCTAGAGGGGTGTCAACTGACAGATTCTTCGACACCTTCCGGGCCCTCGGCCCCCTTCCGTGACGCTCCCGTGACGGCCGCCGGAGCGTCCTCCCGAGGGCCTTCCACGGGGGCCTCCGGCGGCGCCTCTCCGGTGATCCGCCGCCAGGCCCAGGCGGCGTGCCGACGGACCACCGCATCGTCGTCCAGGAGGGCCCGGCGCAACGCCGGGAGATAGCCCTCGTCTCCCCGGTTGCCCATCGCGATGGCGGCATTGCGGCGCAACCCCTGGCGCTTCGCGCGCTGCATGGCGCTGCCTCGGAACAGCTCCTGATAGTCCTTTTCGCCGATCGCCAGCAGGCCCGCCAGGTCGAGCTCGCGGCGCGCCGGCGGCAGGTGGAAGTCGCTCTCCCGACCGCCCTCCTGGCGCCGAATGTTCCAGGGGCAGACCTGCTGGCAGATATCGCAGCCGAAAACCCACTCCCCGAGCTGCGGCCGCAGGTCCTCCGGGATGTCACCGCGATGCTCGATCGTCCAGTAGCTGATGCAGCGATTGGCGTCGAGGCGATAGGGCTCCGCCAGGGCGTCGGTGGGACAGGCTTCGAGGCAGCGAGTGCAGCGGCCGCAGAGGTCGGCGAGGGGCTCGGCGGGGGTGAGATCGAGACTGGTGAAGACCTCGCCCAGGAGAAAGAAGGAGCCGTCGCGGCTCAGCAGGCAGGTATTCTTGCCCTGCACGCCGATGCCGGCTCGGGCCGCCAGCTCGCGCTCCAGCACTGGTCCGGTGTCGACATAGGCGCGGGTCTCACACCCCGGGAAGGCCTCGCGAATGCGTTTCGCCAGCTTGCGCAGGCGCTTCCCCATCAGGTTGTGGTAGTCCCGCCCACGGGCATAGCGGGCGACGCCGGACCACAGGTCGCCGTCCTCCTCGCCGGCGCCTGCGAGGGGCCAATAGCGCAGCGCCACGCACAGCACGCTGCGCGCCCCCGGAAACAGCGTGGCCGGTTCGAGGCGCACCTCGCGGCGCTTTTCGAGCCAGGCCATCTCGGCGTGATCACCGCGCTCGAGCCAGCGCAAGAAGTGCTCTCCCCGGGCCACCGGCTCGAGTCCGGCGACGCCGGCGCGATCGAAGCCCAGCTCCCGGGCCCATGCGATGAGCGACTCGCTACGGTCTTCCACCCTGCCATCCTAGCTCGACCCTCCGACGCGGGACGCTGAGGCCCTTTCCGCCGTTGCCGCCACCCAGGCCTTGGAGTACAATCCGCCGGTCGGTCGAAAACTCTCTGACACAGAGGGTTCCGCGCGCGAAGTCCCTCGCGACAGCCGAGAATCGCCCCGGCGGTTCTTCATCCCAGCAGCCGCCCAAGGCGGTCGCCACAGTGCCCGCACGGGCTCGTCGGGCCGGGGTTCGCGCGCGCCGCTTGCGCTCTATCGAAGAAAGTGAGGGGATATGGACACGTTCGGTCAGATGCTGGACATGGGACACGAGAGGGTACTGATCTGCTCGAACCCGGAGGTCGGCTTGAAGGCCATCATCGCGGTGCATTCCTCGGTTCTCGGGCCGGGCCTCGGCGGGGTCCGGATGTGGCCCTACAGCAGCGTGGACGAGGCGATGACCGATGTCCTGCGGCTGTCCCGCGGCATGACCTACAAGGCCGCCGCCGCCGGCCTCAACCTCGGCGGCGGCAAGGCGGTGATCATCGGCGATCCCAAGCAGGACAAGAGCGAGGCCCTGTTTCGCTCCTTTGGGCGCTACGTCGACTCCCTCGGAGGCCTCTACATCACCGCCGAAGACGTCGGCACCGACATGGAAGACATGGACGCCATCTTCACCGAGTCGCGCTGGGTCACCGGCGTTGCCCCCGCCCTCGGCGGTAGCGGCGATCCTTCGCCGGTTACCGCCTACGGCACCCTGCAGGGCATCAAGGCGGCGGCTCGCTGGCGCTTCGACGACGCTTCCCTGAGCGGCAAGTCGGTCGCCATCCAGGGCCTCGGCAGCGTCGGTCTCTATCTGGCGTCCTACCTCAAGGACGAAGGTGCCAAAGTCTTCGGCTGCGACATCGATCCCGAGGCCACCGCTGAAGCGGCTTCAAAGCACACCGTCGAGATCGTCCACCCGGACGAGATCTACGACGTCGACTGCGACATCTTCGCGCCCTGCGCCCTGGGCGCCGTGCTCAACGACGACACCATTCCGCGGCTGCGCTGCTCGATCGTCGCCGGCGCGTCCAACAACCAGCTCCACGACAGCGACCGCCACGGCGCCGCCCTCAGCGACCGCAAGATCCTCTACGCCCCCGATTTCGTGATCAACGCCGGCGGCCTGATCAACGTCTACAACGAGCTCACCGGCTCCTACAATCAGGAACGGGCGCTGCGCATGACGCGCAGCATCTTCCTCAATCTGACCCGGGTGTTCGAGATCGCCAAGGCCGAGAACATCCCCACCGCCGAAGCCGGCGACCGGGTGGCCGAGGAGCGCATGACCAAGATCAAGGCCCTGGGAGTTCGCCAGTGGGGCCGCTTGATCGACGAGCGACGCTAGCAGGTTGCTGAACAAGTCGCGCTAGCCGCCGACTAGGCGCGCGATGCTAGGGTGCCGGTGGAAGCCACCGACACGCCGTGATCGACACCTCCATCATCGTTCCCAGCCTCGATTCCCCGTGGATCGAGCGCACCCTCGCCGGCCTGCGCCGGGAAGGGGCTCCGGGAGACTCCGTCGAGGTGGTGGTGGTCGGCCGGGACAGCGCGGCGCAGATCCCGCGCGATGGCTCGGTCCGCTTCTTCCCCACCGAGCAGCCGCTCAATCCGGCGGCGGCGCGCAATCTCGCCATTGCCAAGGCACGCGGCGACAAGCTGATCCTGATCGATGCCGACTGTCGGCCACTCACCGGCTGGCTCGATCGCCAGCGCGCCAACCTCGAGCACCATCCGGTCGCCGGCGGCGCCGTGACCTTTCCGCGCCAGGGCTCGCGCTGGGCCTTGGCGGACAACATCGCCTCCTTTCACGGGCTGCTCGCCGATCGCCCCGCCGATAGCGCCACGGAGGGACCCCTCGGCACCCTCAATCTCGCCATCCAGCGGGCCGCCTGGGAGCGTGTCGGCGGCTTCGACGAGGCCCTCACCACCAGCGAAGACTTCGACTGGGTGCTGCGCTGCCGCCGCGCCGGCCTGACCACCGCCTTCGATCCCACGGCCGTCGTCGAGCACGCCGCGGTGCGGGAATCCCGCCAAGACCTCGAACGGCACGCCACCTGGTACGGGCGAAACTTTCACGATTTCGCCCGCCGCCATCCCCAGGCCTTCGGCACCGGCCCGACCTGGAGCAGCCGTCGGGCCCTCGCCCTGACCGCCCCCCTCAAGGCCTACGCCGCGGCCTATGACATCTATCGCCGCAATCCCAGCCTGCGGGATGCGCGCCGCGCCTTCGGCGGTGTGGTGCATTTCAAGCGCGTCTGGTACCGCACCGTGGTCGCCACCTGGCCCGACCACCAGCCGCCGCCGGCAGGAGACTCCGATGGCCGCTGACACGGAAAGGCGCTTCCTGAGCTCGGCCCTTTCGGCCTACGGCAGCCAGCTCGGCCGAGTCGCCATTCGGACCCTGGCGGAGCTCGCCCTGGCACGCCTCATCCTGCCCGAGGACTGGGGCGTCTTCGGCCTCGCTCGCGCCGTCCTGGTGATCGCCGGTCTGGTGCGCGACGCCGGCACCCAGTACCACCTGGTGCGCGACGAGCGGCGGCCCTACGGCGAGGTGCTGGTCTGGATCCTCACCACCGGCAGCCTACTCACCGTCGGCCTGGTGCTCGCCGCCGGCCTCTTCGCCGGCCTCGACCCGCGCCTGCCGGAGGTCCTCACCTGGTTTGCACCGTGGCTGCTCCTCGACGGCCTGGCGATCGTGCCGAAGGTGTTCTTCGAGCGCCGCCTGGCGGTGCGCCGGCTGGTGGCGCCGGAGGTCCTGCGGGGCGCCCTCTTCGCCACTCTCGCGATCACCCTGGCGGCGCTCGGCTGGGGTGTTTGGAGCCTGGTCGCGGCCGAGCTCTCCGCAGCGGCCTTCTTCGCCGCTTTCGTCTGGCGTCGGGCCTGGGGCGAGATCCCCTTGGGCTGGGACCCGGCCGCTATTCCACCGCTGCTGCGGCGCAGCTCGCTGCTTTTCCTG carries:
- a CDS encoding DUF6677 family protein, whose amino-acid sequence is MNQSEKEARPDFPRAFKLAAGALLFPGLGHLLLGRRVRALIFFVLVAVAMLVGIALEGKLYRPVAGQPLSLLGTIGSMGMGVGWLALEFVLGYEGDLVAAGFDYGTAFLLTAGLMNLLLVIDVWDIALGRKE
- a CDS encoding ABC transporter transmembrane domain-containing protein, which codes for MKIASFFWRYFRRYLPTAGVALLAIVTFAVTSALVAALIEPIFAEVLQSEDGPSLLGVAEAEEGEKPSFFNAAAQFDRFYGGLKERFDVDEDNVYIFVPLLFGLVFLIRNLANFVSGYSFQRIGLGVMTDVRNDLYERILGQSSRFHSEHTSGELMARVVNDVSLMQNAVSNRLLDLFQQPLTLILYTALLLSTHFSLGIICLVVAPVLVYPIVRFGKGMRRTSHRSQERMADIASLMSEGVRGYRVVKSFGMEEFEHRRFSEATEQHKRVNLRAQLLSNLSSPVVESLAVVGSVALLIYAGSRIHQGEMSGPQLVMFLTTLMLMYDPIRKLNKVNLILQEALAAAHRVSGLMAVPNDIEERPGARHIDGVEQGVSYEGVSFGYEQQPVLEDIDLVIRRGEIVALVGASGAGKSTMVNLLSRFFDPDRGRLAIDGIDLRDLKLRSLRSLIGVVTQETVLFNESVRNNIAYGRDDLPLERVREAARAAFADDFVQDLPEGYETRIGEGGLRLSGGQRQRLSIARALLKDAPILVLDEATSQLDSESEALVQKALYNLMQGRTTLVIAHRLSTVMKADRIVVMEAGRMIEAGTHSELLALGGTYKRLYDLQFRE
- a CDS encoding integration host factor subunit beta; its protein translation is MTKAELVDEVARSTQLTKKHAEIIVNTVFDSIVHSLKEGEKIELRGFGSFRIRNRGPRMGRNPKTGEKVQVPAKRIPYFKPGKELRELLNTK
- a CDS encoding 30S ribosomal protein S1, with the translated sequence MQSTEEQNNEPTSSVEEVSVAPEADATTESVSEESADTSDRIVNMEPHAEAAGDGADEEYQKLVEMYDESMRNLSEGEIVTGTVIGMTANEVIIDVGYKSEGLVPKNEFTRRGQEFTVEVGDEVQVLLEKTEDLEGHVLLSRQKAERMMRWNEIESAYKNGSIITGRIIDRIKGGLTVDVGLRAFLPGSLVDIKPIKHLESLRGEELEFKVISLDRRRNNIVLSRKAVLEKELEKKKAETITKLEEGARLDGVVKNITDYGVFIDLGGIDGLLHITDISWGRVNHPSEHFSVGDEVGIVVLKFDPETERVSLGYKQKSEDPWNLVDKKYPIGSRVRGRVVSLVDYGAFVEIEEGVEGLIHVSEMSWTKKVVNPARILEVGDEVEAIVSELDMGQRRISLSLRQTERNPWEELEDSHPMGSIIEGKVRNLTEFGAFVEITEGIDGLIHVSDMSWTKRVKHPSEVLKKGDLVKARITNIDVNNQRVSLSIKEFMPNEWEDFVSSHHVGDTVDGRVVNVTDFGLFIDIYQGLEGLAHVSEIDIAPGQKIEEEFQVTDWVRARILRIEDDDKKVGLTMRGLLQPTSEEVEELERSAGGSDGIEKSTRQAAREHVVIEASEGDDDDDDASAGEEEE
- a CDS encoding lysophospholipid acyltransferase family protein; protein product: MIKLEREWQIALGSWLLAWIVRGLAATVRRHHDGDAAQRALESSGSPYILACWHRHLLLMPKAYGGRRISIMISQHRDGELAARAAARLGIGSTRGSTTRGGVAALWGLLKKARAGWDLAFAPDGPKGPPEVAKAGVVLAAAATGLPVVPVAFAASRYRCLGSWDRMIVPLPGARVCFAHGEPLSFSRETDTEEGCRLLEERLGEVGRRAEALVTPGGKTS
- a CDS encoding HIT domain-containing protein; its protein translation is MESLSTPWRFDYVSSAAMKSDECFLCSAARSPQEPDSLVVHGGRFHLILLNRFPYASGHLMVAPLEHWREPGQAPAAAQRELWSLVLTSQGVLQQVYEPEGFNLGMNLGSAAGAGVADHYHFHVVPRWRGDTNFMTAVGSVRVVPEDVRTAWRRLRQRFAALPEPGSEECE
- the queG gene encoding tRNA epoxyqueuosine(34) reductase QueG, with protein sequence MEDRSESLIAWARELGFDRAGVAGLEPVARGEHFLRWLERGDHAEMAWLEKRREVRLEPATLFPGARSVLCVALRYWPLAGAGEEDGDLWSGVARYARGRDYHNLMGKRLRKLAKRIREAFPGCETRAYVDTGPVLERELAARAGIGVQGKNTCLLSRDGSFFLLGEVFTSLDLTPAEPLADLCGRCTRCLEACPTDALAEPYRLDANRCISYWTIEHRGDIPEDLRPQLGEWVFGCDICQQVCPWNIRRQEGGRESDFHLPPARRELDLAGLLAIGEKDYQELFRGSAMQRAKRQGLRRNAAIAMGNRGDEGYLPALRRALLDDDAVVRRHAAWAWRRITGEAPPEAPVEGPREDAPAAVTGASRKGAEGPEGVEESVS
- the lpxB gene encoding lipid-A-disaccharide synthase, which encodes MTSVGPLMIVAGEASGDLHGARMLRALRRRFPRLEAFGLGSTELREAGFEAVADSSEISVVGIVEALKILPRARRLFARLVKEAEARRPSAAVLIDSPDFNLRLARPLKDQGISVIYYISPQVWAWRKGRVHTIRRRVDRMLVLFPFEVDFYRRYGMDVTCVGHPLIDEVPQLEQRWQQGAPDQEPYRIALLPGSRRSEVSALLPAMLGAVERLAREVPLYVRLVKAQGLSRSWIEELIADASLSRQVEIVEEDRFAVVADSHLALTASGTATLEVGLLGTPMVVMYRLATWTYWLARRLVRLPHFSLVNLVLGREVVPELLQAEASAERTAVEALAILRDEARRRRLQEGLSELRPRLGSAGASERAAEAVAESLEALA
- a CDS encoding YicC/YloC family endoribonuclease, coding for MRSMTGFGQQSFSNDRFEVTFKLRGVNHRFLELRLHLPDELRPMEGELRELLTGELFRGRVDANVDLRPVKRGEARLLLDEKVIAATHEAVGRLRERGWVSAPLTFTDLLAVPQAVTTEVAEVEWRDEDGEILRRAAAGALEQMREGRQSEGDKLRAVLSQRIEALSALAKAMTAARETVRDELAENLRTRLADILKQVPVDEDRMLQEVAVLVDRSDIAEELDRLTSHLDHFLEVMAKAGSVGKRLDFLTQEIFRELNTLGAKCRDAAMTRQVLDGKVLCEQLREQVQNVE